A single genomic interval of Cucumis sativus cultivar 9930 chromosome 5, Cucumber_9930_V3, whole genome shotgun sequence harbors:
- the LOC105435563 gene encoding la-related protein Larp4B: MSELQQQQPQQQQQQQQQQQQPAYVYPDTAATSAGSQVPPPHHSNGSFGAVFIVLAVIVVISALACFLGRLCNRRVENHQRPKPEKSHSGARPTRGKEPKLHPDKEGDIEFGFDLRNPSGKGKFPSGGNGSTGNGNGGSKGKGNGNGPIGLNGPNGHGNSFKPFENGGETRSEIKHTDHHEGDFNFKAAGHHHV, translated from the coding sequence ATGTCGGAacttcaacaacaacaacctcagcagcagcagcagcagcagcagcagcagcaacagcCGGCTTATGTTTATCCCGACACTGCCGCCACGTCCGCCGGCAGCCAAGTTCCTCCGCCTCACCATTCCAACGGCTCATTTGGGGCAGTTTTTATAGTTCTTGCCGTTATTGTTGTCATTTCAGCTCTTGCTTGTTTCCTTGGCCGTCTCTGTAACCGTCGAGTTGAAAACCATCAGAGGCCGAAGCCGGAGAAAAGCCACAGCGGCGCTCGACCCACTAGAGGAAAAGAACCTAAATTGCATCCTGATAAAGAAGGAGACATTGAATTTGGATTTGATTTGAGAAACCCAAGTGGGAAAGGCAAATTCCCATCTGGTGGCAATGGAAGTACTGGCAATGGAAATGGAGGAAGCAAAGGGAAAGGCAATGGTAATGGACCTATTGGGCTTAATGGGCCTAATGGCCATGGAAATAGCTTCAAACCCTTTGAAAATGGAGGGGAAACAAGAAGTGAAATCAAACATACAGACCATCATGAAGgagatttcaatttcaaagcTGCAGGGCATCATCATGTTTGA
- the LOC101215974 gene encoding transcription factor ABORTED MICROSPORES isoform X1: MRSFEEALEFLRPLVEIKLWDYCIVWKSRDDDSLRFIDWVGCCCSGGVSGAGGKEEAGETIPAALCKDTRFRHFRRTNACQALAQFPSSISLNTGVHGDVSISNQPMWLTSGEVSYFSSFSHELTGTRVLIPVSGGIVELFATKRMPREGEVIDFVMAHCNFSLGQEFETESALNAGLNEKILNSSTKYYSLNWPDPQAILGFKSKLETLPSVSQSSSFPGCGEGSSSGSKPSPGLFNQPIRTSFESKAGMRQEDLLEQQRNVVLDHSKILQKDEAKTGEKQEKEVYKSKNLMTERRRRNKIRDRLYTLRALVPNISKMDRASIIVDAIGYIRELEENVKSLQNELIQLEHKDCQKNKHLKVSPLEKTNDDINSWPFVQDDQPMFILDEEKPMEVEVEVMQINERDFLIKLFCKRKQGGVVSSIEAMDSLGLQVIDVNITTFGGMVLNIFHVEANENDIQPKRLRDSLIKLTS, encoded by the exons ATGAGAAGCTTTGAAGAAGCTCTGGAATTTCTCAGGCCTTTAGTAGAGATCAAACTTTGGGATTACTGCATTGTTTGGAAATCAAGAGATGATGATTCTTTAAG GTTTATCGATTGGGTTGGTTGCTGCTGTAGCGGTGGAGTTTCTGGTGCCGGTGGGAAGGAGGAAGCTGGAGAGACGATACCGGCTGCGCTTTGTAAAGATACTCGATTTCGACATTTTAGAAGGACAAACGCTTGCCAAGCACTTGCTCAGTTTCCTTCTTCAATATCATTAAACACTGG GGTTCATGGTGATGTTTCGATTTCGAATCAACCCATGTGGCTAACAAGTGGTgaagtttcttatttttcaagtttttcacAT GAGTTGACTGGAACTCGAGTTCTGATTCCAGTTTCTGGTGGCATTGTGGAGCTTTTTGCTACAAAACGT ATGCCAAGAGAGGGTGAGGTTATAGACTTTGTAATGGCTCACTGTAACTTCTCTCTGGGGCAAGAATTTGAAACAGAGAGTGCATTGAATGCTGGACTCAATGAGAAGATACTTAATTCATCTACCAAATACTATTCACTAAACTGGCCTGATCCTCAGGCCATCCTTGGTTTCAAATCCAAATTAGAAACTCTTCCTTCAGTATCTCAGTCCAGCTCCTTTCCTGGCTGTGGTGAAGGATCATCCAGTGGCTCAAAGCCTTCACCTGGACTCTTCAACCAACCAATCCGCACGTCTTTTGAATCGAAAGCGGGGATGCGCCAAGAAGATTTGCTAGAACAACAGAGGAATGTGGTTTTGGATCATTCGAAGATCTTGCAGAAAGATGAAGCCAAAACTGgagagaaacaagaaaaggaAGTTTACAAATCCAAGAATCTCATGACAGAGAGGAGGAGAAGAAACAAGATTCGTGATCGTCTTTACACTCTACGTGCTTTAGTTCCTAATATATCCAAG ATGGATAGAGCATCAATCATTGTGGATGCTATCGGCTATATAAGAGAGCTGGAAGAGAATGTGAAAAGCCTACAAAATGAGCTCATTCAGTTGGAGCACAAGGATTGTCAAAAGAACAAACACTTGAAGGTTTCTCCATTAGAGAAGACAAATGATGACATTAATAGTTGGCCTTTCGTTCAGGATGATCAACCTATGTTTATCCTTGATGAGGAGAAGCCTATGGAG GTGGAAGTCGAAGTGATGCAAATTAATGAAAGAGATTTCTTAATCAAGCTATTCTGCAAGCGGAAACAAGGCGGTGTAGTGAGCTCGATTGAGGCGATGGATTCGTTAGGCTTGCAGGTTATTGATGTCAATATTACAACCTTTGGGGGTATGGTCCTCAACATTTTCCATGTTGAG GCTAATGAAAATGACATTCAACCAAAGAGATTGAGAGACTCACTGATCAAGCTAACAAGCTGA
- the LOC101215974 gene encoding transcription factor ABORTED MICROSPORES isoform X2, translated as MRSFEEALEFLRPLVEIKLWDYCIVWKSRDDDSLRFIDWVGCCCSGGVSGAGGKEEAGETIPAALCKDTRFRHFRRTNACQALAQFPSSISLNTGVHGDVSISNQPMWLTSGEVSYFSSFSHLTGTRVLIPVSGGIVELFATKRMPREGEVIDFVMAHCNFSLGQEFETESALNAGLNEKILNSSTKYYSLNWPDPQAILGFKSKLETLPSVSQSSSFPGCGEGSSSGSKPSPGLFNQPIRTSFESKAGMRQEDLLEQQRNVVLDHSKILQKDEAKTGEKQEKEVYKSKNLMTERRRRNKIRDRLYTLRALVPNISKMDRASIIVDAIGYIRELEENVKSLQNELIQLEHKDCQKNKHLKVSPLEKTNDDINSWPFVQDDQPMFILDEEKPMEVEVEVMQINERDFLIKLFCKRKQGGVVSSIEAMDSLGLQVIDVNITTFGGMVLNIFHVEANENDIQPKRLRDSLIKLTS; from the exons ATGAGAAGCTTTGAAGAAGCTCTGGAATTTCTCAGGCCTTTAGTAGAGATCAAACTTTGGGATTACTGCATTGTTTGGAAATCAAGAGATGATGATTCTTTAAG GTTTATCGATTGGGTTGGTTGCTGCTGTAGCGGTGGAGTTTCTGGTGCCGGTGGGAAGGAGGAAGCTGGAGAGACGATACCGGCTGCGCTTTGTAAAGATACTCGATTTCGACATTTTAGAAGGACAAACGCTTGCCAAGCACTTGCTCAGTTTCCTTCTTCAATATCATTAAACACTGG GGTTCATGGTGATGTTTCGATTTCGAATCAACCCATGTGGCTAACAAGTGGTgaagtttcttatttttcaagtttttcacAT TTGACTGGAACTCGAGTTCTGATTCCAGTTTCTGGTGGCATTGTGGAGCTTTTTGCTACAAAACGT ATGCCAAGAGAGGGTGAGGTTATAGACTTTGTAATGGCTCACTGTAACTTCTCTCTGGGGCAAGAATTTGAAACAGAGAGTGCATTGAATGCTGGACTCAATGAGAAGATACTTAATTCATCTACCAAATACTATTCACTAAACTGGCCTGATCCTCAGGCCATCCTTGGTTTCAAATCCAAATTAGAAACTCTTCCTTCAGTATCTCAGTCCAGCTCCTTTCCTGGCTGTGGTGAAGGATCATCCAGTGGCTCAAAGCCTTCACCTGGACTCTTCAACCAACCAATCCGCACGTCTTTTGAATCGAAAGCGGGGATGCGCCAAGAAGATTTGCTAGAACAACAGAGGAATGTGGTTTTGGATCATTCGAAGATCTTGCAGAAAGATGAAGCCAAAACTGgagagaaacaagaaaaggaAGTTTACAAATCCAAGAATCTCATGACAGAGAGGAGGAGAAGAAACAAGATTCGTGATCGTCTTTACACTCTACGTGCTTTAGTTCCTAATATATCCAAG ATGGATAGAGCATCAATCATTGTGGATGCTATCGGCTATATAAGAGAGCTGGAAGAGAATGTGAAAAGCCTACAAAATGAGCTCATTCAGTTGGAGCACAAGGATTGTCAAAAGAACAAACACTTGAAGGTTTCTCCATTAGAGAAGACAAATGATGACATTAATAGTTGGCCTTTCGTTCAGGATGATCAACCTATGTTTATCCTTGATGAGGAGAAGCCTATGGAG GTGGAAGTCGAAGTGATGCAAATTAATGAAAGAGATTTCTTAATCAAGCTATTCTGCAAGCGGAAACAAGGCGGTGTAGTGAGCTCGATTGAGGCGATGGATTCGTTAGGCTTGCAGGTTATTGATGTCAATATTACAACCTTTGGGGGTATGGTCCTCAACATTTTCCATGTTGAG GCTAATGAAAATGACATTCAACCAAAGAGATTGAGAGACTCACTGATCAAGCTAACAAGCTGA
- the LOC101215974 gene encoding transcription factor ABORTED MICROSPORES isoform X4: MRSFEEALEFLRPLVEIKLWDYCIVWKSRDDDSLRFIDWVGCCCSGGVSGAGGKEEAGETIPAALCKDTRFRHFRRTNACQALAQFPSSISLNTGVHGDVSISNQPMWLTSGEVSYFSSFSHELTGTRVLIPVSGGIVELFATKRAILGFKSKLETLPSVSQSSSFPGCGEGSSSGSKPSPGLFNQPIRTSFESKAGMRQEDLLEQQRNVVLDHSKILQKDEAKTGEKQEKEVYKSKNLMTERRRRNKIRDRLYTLRALVPNISKMDRASIIVDAIGYIRELEENVKSLQNELIQLEHKDCQKNKHLKVSPLEKTNDDINSWPFVQDDQPMFILDEEKPMEVEVEVMQINERDFLIKLFCKRKQGGVVSSIEAMDSLGLQVIDVNITTFGGMVLNIFHVEANENDIQPKRLRDSLIKLTS, encoded by the exons ATGAGAAGCTTTGAAGAAGCTCTGGAATTTCTCAGGCCTTTAGTAGAGATCAAACTTTGGGATTACTGCATTGTTTGGAAATCAAGAGATGATGATTCTTTAAG GTTTATCGATTGGGTTGGTTGCTGCTGTAGCGGTGGAGTTTCTGGTGCCGGTGGGAAGGAGGAAGCTGGAGAGACGATACCGGCTGCGCTTTGTAAAGATACTCGATTTCGACATTTTAGAAGGACAAACGCTTGCCAAGCACTTGCTCAGTTTCCTTCTTCAATATCATTAAACACTGG GGTTCATGGTGATGTTTCGATTTCGAATCAACCCATGTGGCTAACAAGTGGTgaagtttcttatttttcaagtttttcacAT GAGTTGACTGGAACTCGAGTTCTGATTCCAGTTTCTGGTGGCATTGTGGAGCTTTTTGCTACAAAACGT GCCATCCTTGGTTTCAAATCCAAATTAGAAACTCTTCCTTCAGTATCTCAGTCCAGCTCCTTTCCTGGCTGTGGTGAAGGATCATCCAGTGGCTCAAAGCCTTCACCTGGACTCTTCAACCAACCAATCCGCACGTCTTTTGAATCGAAAGCGGGGATGCGCCAAGAAGATTTGCTAGAACAACAGAGGAATGTGGTTTTGGATCATTCGAAGATCTTGCAGAAAGATGAAGCCAAAACTGgagagaaacaagaaaaggaAGTTTACAAATCCAAGAATCTCATGACAGAGAGGAGGAGAAGAAACAAGATTCGTGATCGTCTTTACACTCTACGTGCTTTAGTTCCTAATATATCCAAG ATGGATAGAGCATCAATCATTGTGGATGCTATCGGCTATATAAGAGAGCTGGAAGAGAATGTGAAAAGCCTACAAAATGAGCTCATTCAGTTGGAGCACAAGGATTGTCAAAAGAACAAACACTTGAAGGTTTCTCCATTAGAGAAGACAAATGATGACATTAATAGTTGGCCTTTCGTTCAGGATGATCAACCTATGTTTATCCTTGATGAGGAGAAGCCTATGGAG GTGGAAGTCGAAGTGATGCAAATTAATGAAAGAGATTTCTTAATCAAGCTATTCTGCAAGCGGAAACAAGGCGGTGTAGTGAGCTCGATTGAGGCGATGGATTCGTTAGGCTTGCAGGTTATTGATGTCAATATTACAACCTTTGGGGGTATGGTCCTCAACATTTTCCATGTTGAG GCTAATGAAAATGACATTCAACCAAAGAGATTGAGAGACTCACTGATCAAGCTAACAAGCTGA
- the LOC101215974 gene encoding transcription factor ABORTED MICROSPORES isoform X3 — MRSFEEALEFLRPLVEIKLWDYCIVWKSRDDDSLRFIDWVGCCCSGGVSGAGGKEEAGETIPAALCKDTRFRHFRRTNACQALAQFPSSISLNTGVHGDVSISNQPMWLTSGEVSYFSSFSHELTGTRVLIPVSGGIVELFATKRMPREGEVIDFVMAHCNFSLGQEFETESALNAGLNEKILNSSTKYYSLNWPDPQAILGFKSKLETLPSVSQSSSFPGCGEGSSSGSKPSPGLFNQPIRTSFESKAGMRQEDLLEQQRNVVLDHSKILQKDEAKTGEKQEKEVYKSKNLMTERRRRNKIRDRLYTLRALVPNISKMDRASIIVDAIGYIRELEENVKSLQNELIQLEHKDCQKNKHLKVSPLEKTNDDINSWPFVQDDQPMFILDEEKPMEVEVEVMQINERDFLIKLFCKRKQGGVVSSIEAMDSLGLQVIDVNITTFGG, encoded by the exons ATGAGAAGCTTTGAAGAAGCTCTGGAATTTCTCAGGCCTTTAGTAGAGATCAAACTTTGGGATTACTGCATTGTTTGGAAATCAAGAGATGATGATTCTTTAAG GTTTATCGATTGGGTTGGTTGCTGCTGTAGCGGTGGAGTTTCTGGTGCCGGTGGGAAGGAGGAAGCTGGAGAGACGATACCGGCTGCGCTTTGTAAAGATACTCGATTTCGACATTTTAGAAGGACAAACGCTTGCCAAGCACTTGCTCAGTTTCCTTCTTCAATATCATTAAACACTGG GGTTCATGGTGATGTTTCGATTTCGAATCAACCCATGTGGCTAACAAGTGGTgaagtttcttatttttcaagtttttcacAT GAGTTGACTGGAACTCGAGTTCTGATTCCAGTTTCTGGTGGCATTGTGGAGCTTTTTGCTACAAAACGT ATGCCAAGAGAGGGTGAGGTTATAGACTTTGTAATGGCTCACTGTAACTTCTCTCTGGGGCAAGAATTTGAAACAGAGAGTGCATTGAATGCTGGACTCAATGAGAAGATACTTAATTCATCTACCAAATACTATTCACTAAACTGGCCTGATCCTCAGGCCATCCTTGGTTTCAAATCCAAATTAGAAACTCTTCCTTCAGTATCTCAGTCCAGCTCCTTTCCTGGCTGTGGTGAAGGATCATCCAGTGGCTCAAAGCCTTCACCTGGACTCTTCAACCAACCAATCCGCACGTCTTTTGAATCGAAAGCGGGGATGCGCCAAGAAGATTTGCTAGAACAACAGAGGAATGTGGTTTTGGATCATTCGAAGATCTTGCAGAAAGATGAAGCCAAAACTGgagagaaacaagaaaaggaAGTTTACAAATCCAAGAATCTCATGACAGAGAGGAGGAGAAGAAACAAGATTCGTGATCGTCTTTACACTCTACGTGCTTTAGTTCCTAATATATCCAAG ATGGATAGAGCATCAATCATTGTGGATGCTATCGGCTATATAAGAGAGCTGGAAGAGAATGTGAAAAGCCTACAAAATGAGCTCATTCAGTTGGAGCACAAGGATTGTCAAAAGAACAAACACTTGAAGGTTTCTCCATTAGAGAAGACAAATGATGACATTAATAGTTGGCCTTTCGTTCAGGATGATCAACCTATGTTTATCCTTGATGAGGAGAAGCCTATGGAG GTGGAAGTCGAAGTGATGCAAATTAATGAAAGAGATTTCTTAATCAAGCTATTCTGCAAGCGGAAACAAGGCGGTGTAGTGAGCTCGATTGAGGCGATGGATTCGTTAGGCTTGCAGGTTATTGATGTCAATATTACAACCTTTGGGG GCTAA
- the LOC101215732 gene encoding proline-rich receptor-like protein kinase PERK13 → MSSSNDTSSPSSDSVSDSSLPPEASDSSPPPPPSPSSDSSSPPPSPSTPPSPVPDDISSLTLNQSNGPSPSTFPSAIKAPPIDGESSPSSSPPAPPNPGTTPPAPTGGSDSNDSDETPSPPPEDSASPPLSPPPSPRPPPPSPPPPQDPSVVGVVDPPPSPVPTAKASQAPPRSPPSPISEKDPSTPVDQSAIQAPNTPEETQPSTPTNPLPPSENPVVIPSPGANPATGKQTPSSPDQGTITTPTSESNILSPPTATSTSTPNNSPHSSDSTPVKSPLGQSNAPSTGLRSHTDVAVGAAVAGVFVIALFAVIFVFSRKKKRRGKMYTGPYMPPKNFCVKADGNYYPQEHGGNSGSSEGFYTQVPHTPLGNSFGSQKGTGYSGSGMESSVINSAKFYFSYEELMEVTSGFSRQNILGEGGFGCVYQGWLPEGKTVAVKQLKAGSGQGEREFKAEVEIISRVHHRHLVSLVGYCVAERHRLLIYEFVPNKTLEHHLHGKGVPVLDWSKRLKIALGSAKGLAYLHEDCHPRIIHRDIKSANILLDDAFEAQVADFGLAKLTNDTNTHVSTRVMGTFGYMAPEYASSGKLTDRSDVFSFGVVLLELITGRKPVDSTQPLGDESLVEWARPHLLHALETGEFDGLVDPRLGKQYVESEMFRMIEAAAACVRHSAPKRPRMVQVVRAIDIESDMSDLSNGVKYGQSTIYDSGQYNQDISRFRRMALGTDSFDYDSYSSEYNSGEMNASRASWRFQNNSSGESETQAFKGGSVTPQNHPGGRQF, encoded by the exons atgtCTTCTTCAAACGATACTTCTTCTCCTTCATCGGATTCTGTTTCAGATTCAAGTTTGCCGCCTGAAGCTTCGgattcttctcctcctcctcctccttctccttcttcggactcttcttctcctcctccttcaCCTTCTACTCCACCGTCACCGGTGCCAGATGATATTTCATCGTTGACATTGAATCAATCTAATGGTCCTTCGCCGTCGACTTTTCCATCCGCAATTAAAGCTCCACCTATCGACGGTGAATCTTCGCCATCTTCCTCGCCTCCAGCTCCTCCAAATCCTGGAACTACACCGCCGGCTCCTACTGGCGGCTCCGATTCAAATGATTCCGACGAGACTCCATCGCCACCGCCTGAAGACTCTGCTTCGCCACCACTGTCTCCTCCGCCGTCGCCTCGTCCACCACCGCCTTCGCCACCGCCTCCTCAAGACCCGTCCGTGGTTGGCGTCGTTGATCCTCCACCCTCCCCTGTTCCGACTGCAAAAGCATCTCAAGCACCTCCAAGAAGTCCACCTTCTCCAATATCTGAGAAAGATCCCTCTACTCCCGTGGATCAAAGCGCCATTCAGGCACCTAATACACCCGAGGAGACTCAACCATCTACACCGACGAATCCTCTTCCTCCATCAGAAAATCCAGTTGTGATTCCTTCACCAGGTGCAAACCCAGCAACGGGAAAACAAACTCCAAGTTCACCTGATCAAGGAACAATAACTACTCCCACATCAGAGTCTAACATTCTTTCACCTCCCACAGCCACATCCACTAGCACTCCAAACAACTCACCTCATTCCTCCGACTCAACGCCAGTGAAATCACCATTAGGACAGTCCAATGCACCATCAACTGGTTTACGTAGTCACACTGATGTTGCAGTCGGTGCTGCAGTTGCTGGAGTTTTTGTAATCGCTTTGTTTGCTGTGATTTTTGTGTTCtcaaggaagaagaaaagacgGGGAAAGATGTACACCGGCCCCTACATGCCTCCAAAAAACTTTTGTGTGAAAGCAG ATGGAAATTACTATCCACAAGAACACGGGGGCAACTCTGGTTCTTCTGAAGGCTTCTACACTCAAGTCCCACATACTCCCCTTGGAAATAGCTTTGGGAGTCAAAAAGGAACAGGATACAGTGGCAGTGGAATGGAGTCAAGTGTGATAAACAGTGCCAAGTTCTACTTTAGCTATGAAGAATTAATGGAGGTTACATCTGGATTTTCGCGTCAAAACATTCTTGGGGAAGGTGGGTTTGGATGTGTTTATCAGGGTTGGCTTCCAGAAGGGAAGACTGTGGCTGTGAAGCAACTCAAGGCGGGAAGTGGACAGGGGGAGAGGGAATTCAAGGCGGAAGTTGAGATCATCAGTCGTGTTCATCATCGACATTTGGTGTCTTTAGTGGGCTATTGCGTCGCCGAGCGTCATAGATTGCTCATCTATGAGTTTGTTCCCAATAAGACTCTTGAGCATCATCTCCACG GTAAAGGAGTACCCGTGCTGGATTGGTCCAAAAGACTCAAAATCGCTTTAGGATCTGCAAAGGGTTTGGCATATCTTCATGAAGATT GCCATCCCAGAATTATCCACCGAGACATCAAATCAGCCAACATTTTGCTGGACGACGCTTTTGAGGCGCAG GTTGCAGATTTTGGACTTGCGAAACTGACAAACGATACAAATACCCACGTTTCCACTCGTGTCATGGGGACATTTGG ATACATGGCTCCCGAGTATGCATCAAGTGGGAAATTGACAGACAGATCAGATGTATTCTCGTTTGGGGTTGTGCTTCTTGAGCTTATAACAGGTCGTAAGCCTGTTGATTCCACTCAGCCCCTGGGGGATGAGAGTTTGGTCGAATGG GCTCGTCCTCACCTTCTGCACGCCCTTGAAACTGGGGAGTTTGACGGATTAGTAGATCCACGCCTTGGAAAACAGTATGTGGAAAGCGAAATGTTCAGAATGATCGAAGCGGCAGCTGCCTGCGTTCGTCATTCGGCTCCTAAAAGGCCTCGCATGGTTCAG GTGGTGAGAGCAATAGACATTGAAAGTGACATGTCTGACCTCTCCAATGGTGTCAAATATGGGCAAAGCACCATATATGATTCTGGGCAATACAATCAAGATATTTCTAGATTCAGAAGAATGGCACTCGGTACAGACAGCTTCGACTACGACAGTTACAGTAGTGAATACAATTCCGGAGAAATGAATGCAAGTCGTGCATCGTGGAGATTCCAGAATAACTCAAGTGGTGAATCAGAAACTCAAGCTTTTAAAGGAGGATCTGTGACACCACAAAATCACCCTGGCGGTAGACAATTCTAA
- the LOC105435701 gene encoding uncharacterized protein LOC105435701, translating to MQQRPNESSPNGQSDDNEVLDDFSFVCLNPDGSPIRAEDAFLNGQIRPVFPLFDQRILSDDVNGTTSQLKNLFVEEFTEIPQTRASTTTAPAPVLGKKSYSTGFSKLWRFGDKIRRSSSEGKEEAFLFLRSASSGSGEKAEKKTKKKKKQQNETASYYHERHYARNRAENEVNKRKSYLPYRSNLMGFFTAPNGLNRNF from the coding sequence ATGCAGCAACGACCCAACGAATCTAGCCCTAATGGGCAATCAGATGACAACGAAGTTcttgatgatttttctttcgtttGTCTAAACCCCGATGGCTCCCCTATCCGTGCCGAAGATGCCTTCCTCAACGGCCAGATACGCCCTGTCTTTCCCCTCTTTGATCAACGGATTTTATCCGACGATGTCAACGGAACGACGTCTCAGTTGAAGAACCTGTTCGTCGAAGAATTCACTGAGATTCCTCAGACTAGGGCTTCGACGACGACGGCGCCGGCGCCGGTGCTAGGGAAGAAGAGCTATTCGACGGGGTTTTCGAAGCTGTGGCGGTTCGGGGATAAGATTCGACGGAGCAGTAGTGAAGGGAAGGAGGAGGCGTTTCTGTTTTTGAGAAGCGCTTCGTCAGGAAGCGGAGAGAAGGCggagaagaagacgaagaagaagaagaagcagcaGAATGAAACGGCATCGTATTATCACGAACGGCATTACGCGAGGAACAGAGCGGAAAATGAAGTGAATAAACGGAAATCGTATCTGCCGTACAGAAGTAATTTAATGGGATTTTTCACTGCTCCTAATGGTTTAAACAGAAACTTTTAG
- the LOC101215090 gene encoding carbonic anhydrase 2 isoform X1 produces MAPTFKNCILICCSAKVSEDMAQESYEEAIAGLSKLLSEKADLQDAAAAKIRQITAELAGSSACSNGFDPVDRIKTGFTHFKKSKFETNPELYGALAKGQSPKFLVFACSDSRVCPSHILNFQPGEAFMVRNIANMVPPFDKTKYSGAGAAIEYAILHLKVENIVVIGHSCCGGIKGLMSIPDDGAISSDFIENWVKICTPAKNKTQSDCTDLSFEDKCTNCEKEAVNVSLGNLLSYPFVREAVVNKRLFIRGAHYNFVSGAFELWNLDFNISPSLAV; encoded by the exons ATGGCTCCTACCTTTAAAAATTGCATCCTCATTTGCTGTTCTGCCAAAGTTTCG GAAGACATGGCGCAAGAGTCCTACGAGGAAGCAATCGCCGGACTTTCAAAGCTTCTCAG TGAGAAAGCTGATCTTCAGGATGCTGCCGCCGCAAAGATCCGGCAAATAACCGCTGAATTAGCCGGAAGCAGCGCGTGTTCAAATGGATTCGACCCGGTTGATAGAATCAAAACCGGGTTCACCCATTTCAAGAAATCCAAATTCGA GACAAATCCAGAGTTGTATGGTGCACTGGCGAAAGGGCAAAGCCCAAAG TTTTTGGTGTTTGCGTGTTCGGATTCCCGAGTTTGCCCTTCGCACATATTGAACTTTCAACCTGGGGAGGCCTTTATGGTTCGTAATATTGCCAACATGGTTCCACCATTTGACAAG ACAAAATATTCAGGGGCTGGGGCTGCAATCGAATATGCAATATTGCATCTTAAG GTGGAGAATATAGTGGTGATTGGACATAGTTGCTGTGGTGGCATTAAGGGTCTCATGTCCATTCCTGATGATGGGGCCATTTCCAG TGATTTCATTGAGAATTGGGTGAAAATTTGCACACCTGCCAAAAACAAGACCCAATCAGATTGCACAGATTTGAGTTTTGAGGACAAATGCACAAACTGCGAAAAG GAGGCTGTGAATGTTTCACTTGGAAACTTACTGTCATATCCTTTTGTAAGAGAAGCTGTGGTCAACAAGCGACTGTTCATAAGGGGTGCACATTACAACTTTGTGTCTGGAGCTTTTGAGCTTTGGAATCTTGACTTTAATATTTCACCTTCTCTAGCTGTTTGA
- the LOC101215090 gene encoding carbonic anhydrase 2 isoform X2 codes for MAQESYEEAIAGLSKLLSEKADLQDAAAAKIRQITAELAGSSACSNGFDPVDRIKTGFTHFKKSKFETNPELYGALAKGQSPKFLVFACSDSRVCPSHILNFQPGEAFMVRNIANMVPPFDKTKYSGAGAAIEYAILHLKVENIVVIGHSCCGGIKGLMSIPDDGAISSDFIENWVKICTPAKNKTQSDCTDLSFEDKCTNCEKEAVNVSLGNLLSYPFVREAVVNKRLFIRGAHYNFVSGAFELWNLDFNISPSLAV; via the exons ATGGCGCAAGAGTCCTACGAGGAAGCAATCGCCGGACTTTCAAAGCTTCTCAG TGAGAAAGCTGATCTTCAGGATGCTGCCGCCGCAAAGATCCGGCAAATAACCGCTGAATTAGCCGGAAGCAGCGCGTGTTCAAATGGATTCGACCCGGTTGATAGAATCAAAACCGGGTTCACCCATTTCAAGAAATCCAAATTCGA GACAAATCCAGAGTTGTATGGTGCACTGGCGAAAGGGCAAAGCCCAAAG TTTTTGGTGTTTGCGTGTTCGGATTCCCGAGTTTGCCCTTCGCACATATTGAACTTTCAACCTGGGGAGGCCTTTATGGTTCGTAATATTGCCAACATGGTTCCACCATTTGACAAG ACAAAATATTCAGGGGCTGGGGCTGCAATCGAATATGCAATATTGCATCTTAAG GTGGAGAATATAGTGGTGATTGGACATAGTTGCTGTGGTGGCATTAAGGGTCTCATGTCCATTCCTGATGATGGGGCCATTTCCAG TGATTTCATTGAGAATTGGGTGAAAATTTGCACACCTGCCAAAAACAAGACCCAATCAGATTGCACAGATTTGAGTTTTGAGGACAAATGCACAAACTGCGAAAAG GAGGCTGTGAATGTTTCACTTGGAAACTTACTGTCATATCCTTTTGTAAGAGAAGCTGTGGTCAACAAGCGACTGTTCATAAGGGGTGCACATTACAACTTTGTGTCTGGAGCTTTTGAGCTTTGGAATCTTGACTTTAATATTTCACCTTCTCTAGCTGTTTGA